Genomic segment of Paenibacillus sp. FSL R5-0912:
CTGCAGTTCCTTCACCAGCACCGGCAGCGCAATATTCACAATACTTCCGTCCAGCGTAGACATAAATGTAAATAAATTCAGGACGATCAGAATAATCCAGCGTTTCTTCTGAATCACTGCATCCTCCTGGTATGTAGCACTTATACTGCTCATTTGCAAACACCTCTTGCGTCATATTGAACAACTAGTTGCATGCGCAACAAAACAGCCAATCCCAGTGTACTGCAAATTAGTTGCACACGCAACCATATTGTTGTAGTATTTGAGGCAGACGGTATTCAGAGGTATCCAGAACGCCGTCATTATCCCCTGAAGAGGTGTCCGTCAGTGACTTCAAACAAAGAACCGATCGGCAAGCTGATCTCCCATCTGCACCGCCAGAATCAAAAAATTCTGGCCAAAGAGCTGTTGCCCTATGGTATCGGCAGCGGTGGGCAGCATAGCTTCCTTAAGCTGATTCTGAGCCACCCGGGGATCACACAGGATCAGATGACCAGTGAAATAAAATGTGATAAAGCCACCACCGCCCGCTCCGTGAAACATCTGGAGGCCTCGGGATATATCGAACGCCGGACTGATCCCAAGGACCGCCGCTCCTCCCTGCTGTACCCGACGGCCAAAGCGCTCGAATTCGCCCCGGTATTCCAGTCGCTGTTAGATGATTTCAACCGCAAGCTGTCTGCAGATCTAACCGGGGAAGAAATCGACACTCTGATTACTTTGCTCCATAAGGTCACGCGGAATTCAGACCTGCTGAACGGGCAGAATTGACAGCAGCTTCTCCAGCGGCTGTGCAAGTTATCCAGCTCAGGTTATATAGGATGTTATAATCCGTGAAACACAGCAGAGCAGCGGTTCTCCCGTCTTCCAGGGAGCCGCTGCTCTGCTGTTCGCTTATATTATAGTCTGCTTATAATCCCTACAGCAGATATATACCGTCCAGAATATGATCCCAGCTCTCCGCATCCCCCGCACGGTTCGGAATTGCCAGAGACGCAATACCGGGCAGCGGCCAGTCACGGTCGAGCACGGACTCCAGTCCATCGACACCGTTTACAATCAGAATATGGAAATCCCCGCCGGTTAAGGTGCGCAGCACGGTCTGAAGCTCACAGGCTTCCTCATACGTACTGCCCCAGCGGATGAACAGCGCCTTCCGGCTCATCTGCAGGGTGTCCAGCAGGCGCTGGGATCGCATATTGATTTTTTGCTTGAAATCCGGGTAGACGTGGCTCCACTCCAGCCCCTCCAGCACCGGAAAGTCATGCACTGAAATTACATTATAATGAAAGTCCTTCACGAAATAGGATTTGACCGGCTGGACGACTTCATTGTCCACAAACACATCATTGCCATCGATCACACCCATATTCGGGAGCTCCATATCCCCCGAGAAACGCTGGCCCAGCAGCCGGTTCACATCCGTAAGCGATAACGACACCACCCAGTCCAGCGGCGATGAAAATACCCGGAGGCCTCTGTGGCGCAAATGGGCTGCAGGCTCGCATGAGCTTCCCAGACTGACAATGCAATCATATCCTCCCCTGATTTCCTCAAATTTCATCCGCGCTCACCTCTCACCCTTATTTCTATATTAAATGCCGCCGGTGATTGAAATGTTTGGATCATAGATGAGGAATGTTTTGCAGAGTCTGGTGAAACAGGTTAGAATGTAACCCAATATGAAAACCATGTAATTTCAGAAAGGATGTCAAGATCATGTCGATTGCCAATGTTAAAGAACATTTCCGTAAGTTCTCCCGCGAGCAGGATGTACAGGAGTTTGCTGCCTCCAGCGCTACTGTAGAGATGGCAGCCGCTGTGATTGGCGTCATTCCGGCCAGAATTGCCAAAACCCTCTCCTTCCGCGGTGCACAAGAAGATGCCATACTCATCGTTGCGGCTGGAGATGCCAAGATTGACAACAAGAAGTTCCGCGAGACCTTCGGGTTCAAGGCACGGATGCTAAGTCCGGATGAGGTCTTGGAACAGACCGGACACGAGATCGGCGGGGTTTGTCCCTTCGGGCTGGCCCGTCCGCTGGATGTATATCTGGATGAGTCCATGAAGCGGTTCAGCACGCTTTTCCCGGCCTGCGGCAGCACCAATTCCGCCATTGAACTAACCTGCGGTGAACTTGCCGAATACTCCGGAAGCCGGGCATGGGTCGATGTCTGCAAAGGCTGGAAGGAAGAACCTACAACATCTCAGATCGGAGACAACATCTGATTATGAAATACGCTACAACCAAATCTGACGCTGCATCATCCGCTCCTGGCCGTTGCCAACGTCTTTCTCTGGGGGATCGCCGCCTTCGGGATTATGACCGGCATTCAGCTGCGGATCATGAATCTGGCACATAAAGCACCGCTGCTAGCCACCACATCCAGCCATTCGGCGCTGAATCTGGGCAATGCCGCCGGTGCTTATCTCGGCGGGGTGACTATCAACACACTGGGAATCGCCTCGATTCCGTGGCTGGCCTCGGGACTTGCCGTTCTGGCCCTGTGTGGAGCCATGGGTCAGCTATCGCTCCACCCGCAACGATAAGGCAGAACATAGACTTGCAGCCGAAATCGGTAAAACCGCCTGAGGAAGCCGCCTATTCCTTGATATAGTCTGCCTGAACATTGCCAATAGGCCGGAGTCCTGTGAAGGGCTCCGGCCTATTGGCAATGTTCAGGCTGCATCTTTTGCGGATATGCTGATCCCTGTTCACCGTTTCCTGTTTACGATTCTTGTTCACCGGCTACTGCTGTTAGCCTGCTTACCCTCGGCATCCCGGAGGTTCACAATTTGCGTGACCTCCCGCGTGATTAGTCCGCCGCCCATGCTCATCCATTTCACGGTGAATTCGTCAAAAGAGCTTAGCGGCGCATCGCCGACGATAATGTTCAGAAACGTCTCACTCTCCAGCTTCTGCAGCGCCGGCCATTTCGCTGCCATATGCAGCGTACTTCCGTAATACACGCTGCGCACTCCCTCAACGGCTGTTGTGGACAATACGGCAACCCCGTATTTGTAGGCATTGGCCACCTTCCAGCCTTCCAGATTCTTCTTCGGCTGTTCTTCCTCCGCCAGCCAGCGTTCATAGATCAGCCGGGTATCGGGGTCGAGTGCATCCGGGTCAATCTTGCCGTGCAGCGCCTGCTGAATATCTGCATAATGCTGTTCGATGGCATCGCTATAGTCAATCAGCAGATCGAACGGGTAATACGCCCGCGGCTGAATACCGGTCTGCGCCGCGAAATCATCCAGCTTGCTGACCTCCTCCACGTTAGGATCGCGTCTTCTTTCCAGCCGGGTGAACACATTCAGCAGCTTCACTACAGCCTCGGGATGTCCGTATCCTTTGCGGACAACCAGATACCGGTCCGTGACCGGGGCTATATGGGCCACGAATTTGCCGGACTCATCCAGCGGTGCGGCGTAGGCCCGCCATTCGGCTTTGGTATCCTGGGCAACCGCTTCCGACAAAGGATAGAAGGGCATCCACCAGGGCCCGAAGAAAATTCCGGCTTTGCCGGCAATAATCGGCTCCTGGGTTTCTTTGTACAGCGCAAACTCAGGATCAATTAATCCCTGTTTGTACCATGCGGCGAGCTGGCCCAGCGCTTGGCGTGTCTCCGGGGTAACCGAGCCATAGACTACGTTACCGCCGCTGTCCTTAATCCAGTTGGTCGGGAAGGAATGAAAGGCGCTGAACACTGCGTCCAGACCGTTCACATACGGCTTGGTCCCGTACACAATATTCCTGTAGGCGCTAATGCCCACGGTATCACGCTTACCGTTGCCGTCCGGGTCCTTGTCGATAAAAGCTCTGGCGATTGCCTCAATATCCCCAAGCGTTCGCGGAGCCGGCAGCTCCAGCCGGTCCAGCCAGTCCTGGCGGACCCACAGCAGGGAGGTCGAATCGGCATGAATGGCTACATTGGGCAGTCCGTACAATCTTCCGCCCCGCTGCGCGTCGGCTAGGGCTTCGCCATGAGTCGAATCGTACATATCCTTGATCAGTTCGGAGCCGTACTGCTCATACGTATCGGTCAGTTCCTCAATCATATCGCTTGATATCAGCTTGCTGAGCTGATCCCGGTCCACCACCATTGCATCCGGCAGATCATTGCTGTCTATGGCCAGCTGCGCCTTTTGTGTAAACGGCTCTTCGCCTTTCGCCTCCCAGGAATGAATGACTCTGATGTTCGTAAGGCTCTCCAGATAGCGGGAGATCGGATTATTATCATTGCTGTCGCCTGTAGTCAGCCGGGAATCCGGCACCTTGAATCCGATCCGCATCACAACCGGCTCCTCATACCGGCCGTAAGCAGCGGCATCGGCAGCATTCGGGGCTGGCACTGCCCGTTGCGCAGGCCCCCCTGCACCACTGCTGCG
This window contains:
- a CDS encoding MarR family winged helix-turn-helix transcriptional regulator, producing the protein MTSNKEPIGKLISHLHRQNQKILAKELLPYGIGSGGQHSFLKLILSHPGITQDQMTSEIKCDKATTARSVKHLEASGYIERRTDPKDRRSSLLYPTAKALEFAPVFQSLLDDFNRKLSADLTGEEIDTLITLLHKVTRNSDLLNGQN
- a CDS encoding YbaK/EbsC family protein, whose translation is MSIANVKEHFRKFSREQDVQEFAASSATVEMAAAVIGVIPARIAKTLSFRGAQEDAILIVAAGDAKIDNKKFRETFGFKARMLSPDEVLEQTGHEIGGVCPFGLARPLDVYLDESMKRFSTLFPACGSTNSAIELTCGELAEYSGSRAWVDVCKGWKEEPTTSQIGDNI
- a CDS encoding extracellular solute-binding protein is translated as MNRVMRYSLPLLLLLSLSACRSSGAGGPAQRAVPAPNAADAAAYGRYEEPVVMRIGFKVPDSRLTTGDSNDNNPISRYLESLTNIRVIHSWEAKGEEPFTQKAQLAIDSNDLPDAMVVDRDQLSKLISSDMIEELTDTYEQYGSELIKDMYDSTHGEALADAQRGGRLYGLPNVAIHADSTSLLWVRQDWLDRLELPAPRTLGDIEAIARAFIDKDPDGNGKRDTVGISAYRNIVYGTKPYVNGLDAVFSAFHSFPTNWIKDSGGNVVYGSVTPETRQALGQLAAWYKQGLIDPEFALYKETQEPIIAGKAGIFFGPWWMPFYPLSEAVAQDTKAEWRAYAAPLDESGKFVAHIAPVTDRYLVVRKGYGHPEAVVKLLNVFTRLERRRDPNVEEVSKLDDFAAQTGIQPRAYYPFDLLIDYSDAIEQHYADIQQALHGKIDPDALDPDTRLIYERWLAEEEQPKKNLEGWKVANAYKYGVAVLSTTAVEGVRSVYYGSTLHMAAKWPALQKLESETFLNIIVGDAPLSSFDEFTVKWMSMGGGLITREVTQIVNLRDAEGKQANSSSR
- a CDS encoding DUF1796 family putative cysteine peptidase, yielding MKFEEIRGGYDCIVSLGSSCEPAAHLRHRGLRVFSSPLDWVVSLSLTDVNRLLGQRFSGDMELPNMGVIDGNDVFVDNEVVQPVKSYFVKDFHYNVISVHDFPVLEGLEWSHVYPDFKQKINMRSQRLLDTLQMSRKALFIRWGSTYEEACELQTVLRTLTGGDFHILIVNGVDGLESVLDRDWPLPGIASLAIPNRAGDAESWDHILDGIYLL